The sequence below is a genomic window from Arthrobacter sp. U41.
GGATTCTAGGCAAAGTTCGACGGCGGAGCCTAAGCCAGAATCTAACGATTCGGTAAAGGTTTCGCCGTTATGTGGCACTAGCACACCTTGTCAAGAGTGTATAATACATCCGCACACAAAACTCCGAGTCCCCGCCGTTGCGCTTCCCCGTAACGGCGGGGATTTTGTGCGTTTTGGGCGGTAACGAGATTTTTTGACTACTTGCCACATTTAGGCGTGGCTGGCGTCCGGCAGTCCCAGGATGATGAAGGCCGGGAGGGTCTGGCCGATGTCAGCTTCCACTTCGACGATGTAGCCGTTCAGCCCGACGAGGGCCACCGAGTAGGTCCGGCCGAGCGCCACCTAGCCCACCCCCTTGAGGTGTTCCACGGCGGGGCCGCCGGTGCCGTCGTCGAGCACGGCGATCACATCGACCCGGCGCAGCGGGAAGCGAAGTTCATGGTCGCGGCACCACGCGGAGGCCAGCCGGTGCAGCCGGGCCAGTTTGTCGGCGCCGACGGCTTCGAAAGGGTGCCCGTAGGCGAGGGACCGGCGTGTCTTCACTTCGGCGATGACCAGAGTGTCGCCGTCCAGCGCGACGATATCGATTTCACCCTCGGCACACCGCCAGTTGCGGTCCACGATCCGCATGCCCTGGGCTTTGAGGTAACCGGCCGCGAATTCCTCCCCGCGCCGGCCCAGCACGTCTTTAGCTCTCATAAACCCAGCGTGCGCCGCGGTAAGGGGTTGGCACAGCCGTGCAGGACGCTATGTGGGAAACCCTCGGCAAAGACCCGGCCAATCAGTAGCGCGGCGTAACCGGTCAGCAACGCGGAGCGCCCGCAGATTGTCGGCTGTAAGCAACACACCTGGCCATCCGGCAACCCTGAATTCGCGGCCTTGGCCTCGCAGGTCAAGGCCCGGCCGGCTTCCCGGATCAGGTCAACTCAATTTTCATCGAAGTGAGCTACATCCCGGCAGAGGAGGACCGCCCGGAGATGGTCCTTCGCTTTCGGGACATCAGCAATGAGTAGGACTCGGCCGCACTCAGGATGACAACAGTCGGCCTCAGGCAACTGCACGCCAGCATTGGTGAGGTTCCCCGGGAGCTCGAATAGCCGGGCCGGCGGGTCAGCCGGTCAGTTCCCGAGATCCCCGGCCTTGGGGAGGGCGAGTTCCTCGCTGCGCGGGAGCTCCTCGACGTTGACGTCCTTGAAGGTGATGACGCGGACGCTCTTGACGAAGCGCGCGGAGCGGTAGACGTCCCAGACCCAGGCGTCCTGCAGCGTCAGGTCGAAGTAGACCTCGCCGTCGGCGCTGCGGGCCTGCAGGTCAACGTGGTTGGCCAGATAGAAACGCCGTTCGGTCTCGACCACATAGCTGAACAGCCCGACAACGTCCCGGTATTCGCGGTAGAGCTGCAGCTCCATGTCGGTCTCATAGTTTTCAAGGTCCTCGGCACTCATGATTCCATCTTGCACCATCCGGCGGCGCCCGCGCGCCACTGTCCGTCCCGCGGGACCCGCCGGCACCCCGTTGCGCTGCGGGCGGGCACGGTGCCGGCGTCAGTCTGCGAGCAGCTGCCAGCTCACCCGGTGGTAGGGCGTGGGACCGGCGGCGCGGAGCGCGTCCTTGTGCGCTGCCGTGCCGTAGCCCTTGTTTTCGTACCAGCCGAAGGCCGGATACTCGTGGTGCAGTTCGCGCATCATGCCGTCACGTTCCACCTTGGCCAAAATGGATGCCGCGGCAACGCTCAGGCACTGCAGGTCCGCCTTGACGAGCGTATGCACCGGCGCGTCGCAGGCCGGCTCCGCGGGCCCCTCGTCGAACAGGGACGGCTGGGTCGCCGGCGAGAGCCAGTTGTGGCTGCCGTCCAGCAGCACCACGTCCGGGGTCACCCCGGCGGCCAGGACCGCGAACCAGGCCCGGGTGCCGGCGAGCCGGAGCGCGGCGACGATGCCGAGGGCGTCGATCTCATTCGCCGATGCGTGCCCGACGGCCGAAGCCACACTCCAGCGTTTGACCAGCGGCACGAGGCGTTCGCGGTCCGCCACCTTGAGCAGCTTGCTGTCCCGCACATCGGCGAGCAGCTTCTGCTGGTGAAGGTCGATCACGGCGATGCCCACGCTGACGGGCCCGGCGAGGGCGCCGCGGCCCACCTCGTCGATACCGGCGAGGAGCCGGGCGCCCGAGCTGCGGAAGCGGCGCTCGTAGTCGAGGGTGGGGGCTTCTGACATGGCCTTGGCCCGCTATTTTCCGGCCGGGGCGGGCACGTCGCGGAAGACGTCCGCGTAGTTGTCAAGGGCGGTGACGCGGTTCAGCGGCCAGGCAATCACCGCAGCCTTGCCTTCGATGTCGGCGATGTCCACGAAGCCGCCGTTGCTGTCCGTGTGCGCGCGGGAGTCGGCGGAATGGTTCCGGTTGTCGCCCATCACCCAGACCTTGCCTGCGGGGACCACGACGTCGAAGTCGCGGGCCTGGGGTACTTCGGCGGGGTTGATGTAGCTCTCGTCCAGCGGCGCGCCGTTGACCATGAGCCTGCCGCCGGCGTCGCAGCAAACCACACGGTCACCGGGCAGTCCGATGACACGCTTGACGAGGTGCTGCTCCGAGTTGTCCGGCAGCAGGCCAATGAACGTCAGCCCGTCCTGCACCCAGGTGAAGGGGCCGGCTTCTTTCTCCGCCATGGGGACGAGCCAGCCCTGCGTGTCACGGAACACGACGACATCGCCATGCTCCAGGGCGAAAGGCTCCGGGACAAGGAGGTTCACGAAGATGCGGTCGTTCACGTCCAGGGTGTTGACCATGGATTCGGACGGGATGTAGAAGGCCCGGAAAAGGAAAGTCTTGATCAGGAAGGACAACACGATGGCGACGAGCACCACCGTGGCCACTTCCTTCACCCAGAGGAACAGCGGGCTGTGGCGCTCCCGGGACTTGGCCTTGCGCGCACGCTTGGACGCGGTCCCAGCATGGGCCGGTCCTCCTGCAGCCGGGGTGTCACGGTCGTCCGGAGTCGGATGCGCAGGAGCGTCCTGCACAGGGGTGACAGCGGAGCCCCCGCCTACCGGGAGCTCCGCCGCGGGGATCGCTGAGGAGGTAACCCGGGGCTGGTCCTGCCCGCGCGGATCAGGAGTCCGGGGTCCGGTCTCGGGCATTTACTGTCCGTTCTTTTCTGTCGTCGTGGCGGCCTCGGCTGGCCGTGCTACTGCTGTAAATCTATCAAGCGGCCAGATGATCCGGACGGGTCTGCCGATCACCCGGTCCACCGGCACCATGCCTCCGCCGGGGGCGCCCAGAAGGCTGCGGGAATCTGCCGACAAGGAGCGGTGGTCCCCCATCAGCCAGAGCCGGCCGGCGGGAACAATCACGCTGAACTCCAGCTCGCTGGGGGCATCCCCGTCATAAAGATAGGGTTCCGCAACTTGCTGGCCGTTGACTGTGAGCCTGCCCCCGGCGTCGCAGCAGACCACGTGGTCACCGGGGAGGCCGATGACGCGTTTGACATAGGTGTTATCGCCGCCGGAGAGGCCGATCCAGTGCCCGACGCCGCCGAGAAACTCCAGCACGGGGCCGTTGCCGCTGTTCAGCGGGGCGAAGGATCCTCTGCCGTCAAAAACGATGATGTCGCCACGGCCCACCGGCTCGGCCCGGTAGTCCGTGCGCGAGACGAGGATCCTGTCCCCCTCGCGGAAGAGCGGCTCCATCGAGGCGGAGGGGATGTAGTAGACATCGAGCCACAGGGAGCGGACCAGTCCGCTGATAAGGACGGCGAGGATCACGGCGGCCAACACAAAACGCCAGCCGAGTTTCCTGGGCTGGCGTTTTGTGTGTTCCATGGTCCGTGTCCTCTAACGCTTTTCTGAAGTGAACAGCGCTGTTGCGGATGCTCCGGCGCTGGCCGGGCACGGTCCGTGGACCCGCGGCGGAAGCCTGCGTTCGAGGTCGGGCAGGACTTACTTTGCGGTGTGGAAGTCGCGCTTTTCCTTGATCTTCGCGGCCTTGCCACGCAGATCGCGCATGTAGTACAGCTTGGCGCGGCGCACGTCACCCTTGGAGACGAGCTCGATCTTGTCGATGATCGGGGAGTGCACCGGGAAGGTACGCTCCACGCCCACGCCGAAGGAGACCTTGCGGATGGTGAAGGTTTCGCGCAGGCCGTCGCCGTGGCGACCCAGGACGAAGCCCTGGAAGACCTGGACGCGGGAGTTCTTGCCTTCGATGATGTTCACGTGAACCTTGAGGGTGTCACCCGCGCGGAAGACGGGAACATCGGTGCGCAGCGAGGCTGCATCTACGGAATCGAGAATATGCATTGATTCACTCCTGGTGAACGCCACAGGTCCTTCACGTTGGGGTCACGGCGGCCAAGCCCGGGCGGATATGCGGCCCGGAAATTCCCGCCGAAAATTTTGTGAATCCGGCTCCGTCAGGACTTGACAGGACCGGGGTGCCGCGCTGTTGATCACGCTCCCCCTGTGGCAGGTTCGCAACCCAGCAGGCACAAGGACTAATTTTGCCACATCCGGGGCTTTCCAGCCAATCCGCTCAGGCGGATTCCCCGCCGGCGTCCGCGCGGCGCTCGAGGTGGCCGTCGACGACGTCGTACCCGAGGTCCGCGAAGGCGGTGCGATCCGCGCGGGGCAACTTGGCGGCGTCGAACACCTCGAGCAGGTCCGGCCGGCGTTCGGCGGTGCGCCGGTACTGTTCGTGCCGCCGCCATTGGGCAATCTTGCCGTGGTTGCCGCTGAGCAGCACCGCCGGAACCTCACGGTCCCGCCAGCTGGAGGGCTTGGTGTACACGGGGTACTCTAACAGCCCGTCCGAGTGCGATTCCTCCACCAGGGATTCCGGGTTGCCGACGACGCCGGGCAGCAGGCGGCCAATGGCCTCCACCATGGCCAGCACTGCCACTTCGCCGCCGTTGAGGACGTAGTCGCCGAGGCTTACGGGCCGCACCGTGAAGTGCCCGGCGGCCCATTCCATCACGCGCTCGTCGATGCCCTCGTAGCGGCCGCAGGCGAACACCAGCCGTTCCTCTTCCGCCAGTTCGTGGGCCGTGGCCTGGGTGAACCGCTCCCCCGCCGGTGACGGCACAATCAGGACCGGCCTCGCCGCGTCGATGGGCCGGTCGGCCGCCACGGCTGCCAGCGCCTGGGCCCACGGCTCGGGCTTCATGACCATACCGGCGCCGCCGCCATACGGGGTGTCATCCACCGTCCGGTGGCGGTCCGTGGTGAAGTCCCGCAGGTCGTGGACGTTCAGTTCCAGCAGCCCGTCCTGGCGCGCCTTGCCGATCAGCGAGAGTTCCAGCGGCGCCAGGTACTCGGGGAAAATGCTGACAACGTCGATCCTCATTTAGGCGTCGTCTCCGGCATCGGGACGCTCCTCGGCGGCGGCGCCGTCGGACTTCGGCTGCTCCCCGGATGTCGGCTGCTCCCCGGCCTTGGCCACCTCGTCGTCGGCATTGACCTCGAAGAGGCCCGGAGGCGGGGTGACGAGGACGTAGCCTTCCCCGACGTTGACCTCGGGGACGATCTGCTCCACAAACGGGATCAGGATTTCTTTGCCATCCGTCGCGGTGACCATGAGCAGGTCCTGGACCGGGAGGGTGCGGAGGCCGGACACCTTGCCGACCACCTGGTCACCCACGCGGACTTCCAGTCCCTCGAGCTCGTGCTCGTACCAGCCTTCGTCGTCCTCATCATCGTTGAGTTCTTCAGTTTCGATGAACAGCTTGGCGCCGCGGACAGTCTCCGCCTCGTTGCGGGTTTCAATCTCCTCAAAGGCAAGCAGCAGGATGTCCTTGTTCCAGCGTGCGCTGAGGATGGTGAGCGGGCCGGCCGAGGCGGGTTCCACCACGAACTGGGTTCCGGGGACGAAACGGTCGCCGGGCGCATCCGTGAGCACTTGGACGGTCACTTCGCCGCGGATGCCGTGGGGCTTGCCGATTCGTGCCACCTGAAGCTGCATCTGTTCCTCTGTTCGGGGTTGGTGATTCTGTGGGTCTATGGGGAAACAGTTCGGCCCCTCCACCATTATCTGGTGAAGGGGCCGGACTCAAGACAAGTATTGCTGAAAGCGTTACCGGCGGCGGTCGGTGTCGACGACGTCGACCCTGACCGGCTCGCCGTCCGCCAGTGCTGCCACCACAGTGCGCAAGGCGCGTGCGGTGCGGCCCTGGCGGCCGATCACCCGTCCGAGGTCGTCCTGATGAACGCGCACTTCGAGGGTGTCCCCGCGGCGGTTGTTCTTCGCACTGACCTTGACATCCTCAGGACTGTCAACGATCCCTCGGACGAGGTGTTCGAGCGCTTCTGCCAGCAATTTACTCAGCCTCGGTGGTCTCTGCTTCGGCGGCGTCGGCGGGAGCCTCGGCAGCGTCATCCTTCTTGGCCTTCTTGGTGATGGCTTCCGGGATGATCACGGAACCCTTCTCCGGGGTCACGAACGGAGCCTTGGGGGCCTTGGTCTTCAAGGTGCCCTCCTGGCCCGGGAGACCCTTGAACTTCTGCCAGTCACCGGTGATCTTGAGGATCGCGGCGACCTGCTCGGACGGCTGTGCGCCGACGCCGAGCCAGTACTGGGCACGGTCCGTGTCGACCTCGATGTACGAAGGCTCTTCGGTCGGGTGGTACTTGCCGATTTCTTCGATGGCACGGCCGTCACGCTTGGAGCGTGCGTCCATGACGACGATGCGGTAGTACGGTGCGCGCATCTTGCCAAAGCGCTTAAGGCGAATCTTTACGGCCACTTTTGTGGTCACTCCTGTTTCTG
It includes:
- a CDS encoding YraN family protein, with the translated sequence MRAKDVLGRRGEEFAAGYLKAQGMRIVDRNWRCAEGEIDIVALDGDTLVIAEVKTRRSLAYGHPFEAVGADKLARLHRLASAWCRDHELRFPLRRVDVIAVLDDGTGGPAVEHLKGVG
- a CDS encoding DUF2469 domain-containing protein, which codes for MSAEDLENYETDMELQLYREYRDVVGLFSYVVETERRFYLANHVDLQARSADGEVYFDLTLQDAWVWDVYRSARFVKSVRVITFKDVNVEELPRSEELALPKAGDLGN
- a CDS encoding ribonuclease HII, whose amino-acid sequence is MSEAPTLDYERRFRSSGARLLAGIDEVGRGALAGPVSVGIAVIDLHQQKLLADVRDSKLLKVADRERLVPLVKRWSVASAVGHASANEIDALGIVAALRLAGTRAWFAVLAAGVTPDVVLLDGSHNWLSPATQPSLFDEGPAEPACDAPVHTLVKADLQCLSVAAASILAKVERDGMMRELHHEYPAFGWYENKGYGTAAHKDALRAAGPTPYHRVSWQLLAD
- the lepB gene encoding signal peptidase I produces the protein MPETGPRTPDPRGQDQPRVTSSAIPAAELPVGGGSAVTPVQDAPAHPTPDDRDTPAAGGPAHAGTASKRARKAKSRERHSPLFLWVKEVATVVLVAIVLSFLIKTFLFRAFYIPSESMVNTLDVNDRIFVNLLVPEPFALEHGDVVVFRDTQGWLVPMAEKEAGPFTWVQDGLTFIGLLPDNSEQHLVKRVIGLPGDRVVCCDAGGRLMVNGAPLDESYINPAEVPQARDFDVVVPAGKVWVMGDNRNHSADSRAHTDSNGGFVDIADIEGKAAVIAWPLNRVTALDNYADVFRDVPAPAGK
- the lepB gene encoding signal peptidase I, with protein sequence MEHTKRQPRKLGWRFVLAAVILAVLISGLVRSLWLDVYYIPSASMEPLFREGDRILVSRTDYRAEPVGRGDIIVFDGRGSFAPLNSGNGPVLEFLGGVGHWIGLSGGDNTYVKRVIGLPGDHVVCCDAGGRLTVNGQQVAEPYLYDGDAPSELEFSVIVPAGRLWLMGDHRSLSADSRSLLGAPGGGMVPVDRVIGRPVRIIWPLDRFTAVARPAEAATTTEKNGQ
- the rplS gene encoding 50S ribosomal protein L19, which translates into the protein MHILDSVDAASLRTDVPVFRAGDTLKVHVNIIEGKNSRVQVFQGFVLGRHGDGLRETFTIRKVSFGVGVERTFPVHSPIIDKIELVSKGDVRRAKLYYMRDLRGKAAKIKEKRDFHTAK
- the trmD gene encoding tRNA (guanosine(37)-N1)-methyltransferase TrmD; the protein is MRIDVVSIFPEYLAPLELSLIGKARQDGLLELNVHDLRDFTTDRHRTVDDTPYGGGAGMVMKPEPWAQALAAVAADRPIDAARPVLIVPSPAGERFTQATAHELAEEERLVFACGRYEGIDERVMEWAAGHFTVRPVSLGDYVLNGGEVAVLAMVEAIGRLLPGVVGNPESLVEESHSDGLLEYPVYTKPSSWRDREVPAVLLSGNHGKIAQWRRHEQYRRTAERRPDLLEVFDAAKLPRADRTAFADLGYDVVDGHLERRADAGGESA
- the rimM gene encoding ribosome maturation factor RimM (Essential for efficient processing of 16S rRNA), whose translation is MQLQVARIGKPHGIRGEVTVQVLTDAPGDRFVPGTQFVVEPASAGPLTILSARWNKDILLLAFEEIETRNEAETVRGAKLFIETEELNDDEDDEGWYEHELEGLEVRVGDQVVGKVSGLRTLPVQDLLMVTATDGKEILIPFVEQIVPEVNVGEGYVLVTPPPGLFEVNADDEVAKAGEQPTSGEQPKSDGAAAEERPDAGDDA
- a CDS encoding RNA-binding protein; protein product: MLAEALEHLVRGIVDSPEDVKVSAKNNRRGDTLEVRVHQDDLGRVIGRQGRTARALRTVVAALADGEPVRVDVVDTDRRR
- the rpsP gene encoding 30S ribosomal protein S16, whose protein sequence is MAVKIRLKRFGKMRAPYYRIVVMDARSKRDGRAIEEIGKYHPTEEPSYIEVDTDRAQYWLGVGAQPSEQVAAILKITGDWQKFKGLPGQEGTLKTKAPKAPFVTPEKGSVIIPEAITKKAKKDDAAEAPADAAEAETTEAE